From Halapricum desulfuricans, a single genomic window includes:
- a CDS encoding Tfx family DNA-binding protein: MTETDADTILERAGFDPDESILTRRQAEVLALRERGLTQSAIAERFGTSRANVASIESSARENVRKARDTVAVAEALRSPVRVQVVSGTDLYDVPSDVFDACDEADVKVPHTAPELLGEIADGAGDAVVGREVRTDLLVSVSADGEIRVRRQTSGD; the protein is encoded by the coding sequence GTGACAGAAACTGATGCGGATACGATTCTCGAACGTGCCGGGTTCGACCCCGATGAGTCGATTCTCACCCGCCGTCAGGCCGAGGTGCTGGCGCTTCGCGAACGGGGACTCACCCAGTCGGCGATCGCCGAGCGGTTCGGAACGTCCCGAGCGAACGTCGCCAGCATCGAGTCCAGTGCGCGGGAAAACGTCCGTAAGGCTCGTGACACCGTCGCAGTGGCGGAGGCACTGCGGTCGCCGGTTCGGGTCCAAGTCGTGTCAGGGACGGACCTCTATGACGTTCCGTCGGATGTCTTCGACGCCTGTGACGAAGCCGACGTGAAGGTCCCGCATACGGCACCGGAACTCCTCGGGGAGATCGCTGACGGCGCCGGGGACGCCGTCGTCGGGCGGGAAGTCCGGACGGACCTGCTCGTATCCGTCAGCGCGGACGGGGAAATCCGCGTCCGCCGACAGACGAGTGGTGACTAA
- a CDS encoding TRAM domain-containing protein — protein sequence MADCPLADDCPEFTERISGMGCQHYGDRGGAEWCNHYNQPIEDLQSKPVTIGEEVVVDIEDIHESGAGVGRTDDGFIVLVDGVLPDARARVKITNVHSNHAKARELERLPMDEDADQESVDAESETDDNVDEADDEGPRLGSRDNFWGS from the coding sequence ATGGCGGACTGTCCACTTGCGGACGACTGCCCCGAGTTCACCGAGCGCATCTCCGGGATGGGGTGTCAGCACTACGGCGACCGCGGCGGAGCCGAGTGGTGCAACCACTATAACCAGCCGATCGAGGACCTCCAATCCAAGCCAGTGACAATCGGCGAGGAGGTCGTCGTCGATATCGAAGATATTCACGAGAGTGGTGCCGGTGTCGGTCGAACCGACGACGGCTTCATCGTGCTCGTTGACGGCGTACTGCCCGACGCTCGTGCTCGCGTGAAGATAACGAACGTCCACTCCAACCACGCGAAAGCCAGGGAACTTGAGCGACTCCCGATGGATGAGGACGCCGACCAGGAGTCGGTCGACGCCGAGAGCGAAACCGACGACAACGTCGACGAAGCGGACGACGAGGGGCCGCGACTGGGCAGCCGCGACAACTTCTGGGGCAGCTAG
- the hmgB gene encoding hydroxymethylglutaryl-CoA synthase, translating into MTEIGIDAVEFRSGKLKMDLPGTFAEAKDEDPGKYTKGLGLHSSSFPDAYEDIVTMAANASKRLMERKGLEPEDIGRIDVATESAFDHSKPVSTYVAGCLEQIYDDDFHHANKGERKFACIAGTQSIDDAVNWIAADKNRGRAALVITTDTALYERGDSGEATQGAGAVAMLIDEDPDVVTIEPEQGYGSADETDFLKPNQQFPSVDGKRSMQVYLMRMREALEDYETQVETHPDDFDFIPFHTPFPGMVRKAAPLGYRHVARDTEVEDALAEEIGRQPRPEAFDDDEQYRDALKEYTDKLTETDRYQEWYERAVAPTIEISSRVGNWYTSSVHVARISALKHARENGIDLDNSRLLVGSYGSGAQAEIHGETVQPGWEDEIAQLNVDDQLVERYDLTWDEYEKIHDVHNHDETTDVDPLTTPEEEFVFDGWGRMGERKYTYVE; encoded by the coding sequence ATGACAGAGATCGGCATCGACGCCGTCGAGTTCCGGTCGGGCAAGCTCAAGATGGACCTTCCGGGGACGTTCGCCGAAGCGAAGGACGAAGACCCGGGCAAATATACGAAGGGGCTGGGTCTCCATTCGAGCTCGTTCCCGGACGCATACGAGGACATCGTGACGATGGCGGCCAACGCTTCCAAGCGACTGATGGAGCGCAAGGGGCTAGAGCCCGAGGACATCGGCCGGATCGACGTCGCGACCGAGAGCGCGTTCGACCACTCCAAGCCGGTCTCGACGTACGTCGCGGGCTGTCTGGAGCAGATCTACGACGACGACTTCCATCACGCCAACAAGGGCGAGCGGAAGTTCGCCTGTATCGCAGGCACGCAGAGCATCGACGACGCCGTCAACTGGATCGCCGCCGATAAGAACCGCGGCCGTGCAGCGCTCGTGATCACGACTGATACAGCTCTCTACGAACGCGGCGACTCGGGCGAGGCGACCCAGGGCGCCGGTGCCGTGGCGATGCTCATCGACGAGGACCCGGACGTCGTCACGATCGAGCCCGAGCAGGGGTACGGGAGCGCCGACGAGACGGACTTCCTCAAGCCCAACCAGCAGTTCCCCAGCGTCGACGGCAAACGTTCGATGCAGGTCTACCTCATGCGGATGCGTGAAGCGCTGGAGGACTACGAGACGCAGGTCGAAACCCATCCCGACGACTTCGATTTCATCCCGTTTCACACGCCGTTCCCGGGCATGGTCCGGAAGGCCGCGCCGCTGGGGTATCGACACGTCGCTCGCGACACCGAGGTCGAGGACGCACTCGCCGAGGAGATCGGTCGCCAGCCCCGACCCGAGGCGTTCGACGACGACGAACAGTACCGGGATGCACTCAAGGAGTACACGGACAAGCTGACCGAAACCGACCGCTATCAGGAGTGGTACGAGCGTGCCGTCGCGCCGACCATCGAGATCTCCTCGCGAGTCGGCAACTGGTACACCAGTTCCGTTCACGTTGCTCGCATCTCGGCACTCAAACACGCCCGAGAGAACGGGATCGACCTCGACAACTCGCGGCTGCTGGTCGGCTCTTACGGATCGGGTGCACAGGCCGAAATCCACGGCGAGACGGTCCAACCCGGCTGGGAGGACGAAATCGCCCAGCTCAACGTCGACGACCAGCTGGTCGAACGATACGATCTCACCTGGGACGAATACGAGAAGATCCACGACGTGCACAACCACGACGAGACGACCGACGTCGATCCCCTTACCACGCCCGAAGAGGAGTTCGTCTTCGACGGCTGGGGTCGGATGGGTGAGCGGAAGTATACGTACGTGGAATAG
- a CDS encoding Gfo/Idh/MocA family protein: MAQRVIHVGCGGWGAMWCHEFLPANVEDGTVEVVAAVDRNPDALENAHEGLGLPEDRCYTDPERAFAAHDAEFATLAVPPAERRPLVESALEHGLDLLTEKPIAPTLDEAIEIADLVEEADAKMAVTMSHRFDRDKTTLRRQIQSGEYGPLDYLVMRFTQRYRQRDEWVAGRPYEMDHPLLVEGGVHHLDLLASLAGAKCEQLYARTWNPEWSDFSGDSQVLVTMEFENGVRATYEGATTNAVALNGWENEYIRAECRDATLELDARELTAYPYDPDAEPRHNATGPPEGESIPLEDGEKWMNAWLVERFTEWRAGGEPMDTRIEANLQSMALIEAAMRSSERDEPIAVQELLEK; encoded by the coding sequence ATGGCACAGCGAGTTATTCACGTCGGCTGTGGCGGCTGGGGCGCGATGTGGTGTCACGAGTTCCTTCCGGCGAACGTCGAAGACGGGACGGTCGAAGTCGTCGCTGCCGTCGACCGGAACCCCGACGCGCTGGAGAACGCTCACGAAGGGCTGGGACTGCCCGAAGATCGGTGTTACACCGATCCTGAGCGAGCGTTCGCCGCCCACGACGCCGAGTTCGCGACGCTGGCCGTACCGCCTGCGGAGCGACGACCGCTGGTCGAGAGTGCGCTCGAACACGGGCTGGATCTGCTCACCGAGAAACCGATCGCGCCGACTCTCGATGAAGCGATCGAGATCGCCGATCTGGTCGAGGAAGCGGACGCGAAGATGGCCGTGACGATGAGCCATCGCTTCGACCGCGACAAGACAACGCTCCGGCGGCAGATCCAAAGCGGCGAGTACGGCCCGCTCGACTACCTGGTAATGCGGTTCACCCAGCGATATCGCCAGCGCGACGAATGGGTCGCCGGACGGCCCTACGAGATGGACCACCCGCTACTGGTCGAAGGCGGCGTGCATCACCTCGATCTGCTCGCATCACTCGCGGGGGCGAAATGCGAGCAGCTCTACGCACGCACGTGGAATCCCGAATGGAGCGATTTCAGCGGCGACTCACAGGTCCTGGTGACGATGGAGTTCGAGAACGGCGTCCGGGCGACGTACGAGGGTGCGACGACCAACGCCGTGGCGCTCAACGGCTGGGAGAACGAGTACATCCGCGCGGAGTGTCGCGACGCGACGCTGGAACTCGACGCACGCGAGTTGACCGCCTACCCATACGACCCCGACGCCGAACCCAGACACAACGCGACGGGCCCACCGGAGGGAGAGTCGATCCCGCTGGAAGACGGCGAGAAGTGGATGAACGCGTGGCTCGTCGAACGGTTCACGGAGTGGCGCGCCGGCGGCGAGCCGATGGATACCCGTATCGAGGCAAACCTGCAGTCGATGGCGCTAATCGAAGCCGCGATGCGCTCGAGTGAACGTGACGAACCGATCGCAGTGCAAGAACTGCTCGAGAAGTGA
- a CDS encoding glucodextranase DOMON-like domain-containing protein has protein sequence MRRRQYLSSVAGISAVSALGVQSVGAEVSQLSSLAAQTDGTMTINDPEGDDIGPGSYTYPANLEKGQFDVTQLDVEETDTHWEFTAHMGVQNNGFDNDAGFSTQVIQLYIRDPNAPDDAPTSSESRLGAVSTFQNEYHYRVHVQAGNTLLEHAGQDPEGEDYEPLVSGFPASGDTENNTISFSVPKEPFDTANFAEMSGAIMMFSQDGFGVGGIRQGFVSGEAADWKFGGAKEGALESAPRVIDLVGPETVINQEEALAYSEGSPPSIPLYSMADLVAGGTINDPEGDDNGPGTYTYPANLEKGQFDVTGVDLNTTPDHWEFTAHMGVQKNQFGLDAGFSSQVIQLYIRDPNAPDDAPTSAESRLGAVSTFQEEYHYRAHVQAGNTLIEHAGQDPEGEDYEPLVSGFPASGDTENSTISFSLPRDTFDSDRLGDLKITMLVFSQDGFGTGGIRQGFVTGEASDWNFGGAKEGAIESAPRALDLVGPDNVVEQEESLSYSAGSPPSIPLFNVTSLVTGEAAVGISAVAAPIGDVWATLDGTLNGTNSEADGDVDLTYQWEQTGGPEAEIADTSAAETTFTAPEVQEETTLEFTLTVTDPDGNEATDTTTATIKPQSANDAPIADAGEDQTASPGDAVSLQTVNSEDPNGGTLSFQWTQTGGTPEVDLLGADSSGAAFTAPDVDEETTLTFELAVSDGQGKTTTDTVSVTISPSDGGGTETETESGDGFGPGFGAVTGLVGAAGGAAYAAKSRLGSNEDEE, from the coding sequence ATGAGACGGAGACAGTACCTCAGCAGTGTCGCAGGTATCAGTGCAGTGTCAGCACTTGGTGTCCAGTCGGTCGGAGCAGAAGTCAGCCAGCTGTCGAGTCTGGCGGCCCAGACTGACGGGACGATGACGATCAATGACCCCGAGGGCGACGACATCGGGCCGGGTTCGTATACATACCCGGCGAATCTAGAAAAGGGACAATTCGACGTTACACAACTCGACGTCGAAGAGACCGATACCCACTGGGAGTTCACGGCCCACATGGGCGTCCAGAACAACGGATTCGACAACGACGCCGGGTTCAGCACGCAGGTCATCCAGCTGTATATCCGGGATCCGAACGCGCCCGACGATGCGCCAACGTCCTCGGAATCGCGACTGGGTGCTGTCTCGACGTTCCAGAACGAGTATCATTATCGGGTACACGTCCAGGCCGGCAACACGCTGCTCGAGCACGCCGGGCAGGATCCGGAAGGCGAGGATTACGAGCCCCTCGTGTCCGGCTTCCCCGCGTCCGGCGATACCGAGAACAACACGATCAGCTTCTCGGTTCCCAAGGAGCCGTTCGATACCGCGAACTTCGCCGAGATGAGCGGCGCGATTATGATGTTCAGCCAGGACGGGTTCGGCGTCGGCGGCATCCGACAGGGCTTCGTATCAGGCGAGGCCGCCGACTGGAAGTTCGGTGGTGCCAAAGAAGGTGCCCTCGAGAGCGCACCGCGAGTGATCGATCTCGTCGGTCCGGAAACGGTCATCAATCAGGAGGAGGCCCTCGCCTACAGCGAGGGATCGCCGCCGTCGATCCCGCTGTACAGCATGGCCGATCTGGTGGCCGGTGGGACGATCAACGATCCCGAAGGCGACGATAACGGACCGGGGACGTACACGTATCCGGCAAATCTAGAGAAGGGACAGTTCGACGTGACCGGCGTCGATCTGAACACGACTCCGGACCACTGGGAGTTCACGGCCCACATGGGCGTCCAGAAGAACCAGTTCGGGCTGGACGCCGGGTTTAGCTCGCAGGTCATCCAGCTATATATCCGAGATCCGAACGCACCTGACGATGCTCCTACCTCGGCCGAATCGCGACTGGGTGCTGTCTCGACCTTCCAGGAGGAATACCACTACCGAGCACACGTCCAGGCCGGCAACACGCTGATCGAGCACGCCGGGCAGGATCCGGAAGGCGAGGACTACGAGCCCCTCGTGTCGGGCTTCCCCGCCTCCGGCGATACCGAGAACAGCACCATCAGCTTCAGCCTTCCGAGAGATACGTTCGACTCCGATCGCCTCGGCGATCTGAAGATAACGATGCTGGTGTTCAGCCAGGACGGCTTCGGCACCGGTGGTATCCGACAGGGCTTCGTCACTGGCGAAGCGTCCGACTGGAACTTCGGCGGCGCCAAAGAAGGCGCGATCGAGAGCGCACCGCGGGCACTCGATCTCGTCGGCCCCGACAACGTCGTCGAACAGGAGGAGAGCCTCTCCTACAGTGCGGGTTCGCCGCCGTCGATCCCGCTGTTCAACGTGACCTCGCTGGTGACCGGCGAGGCTGCCGTCGGAATTTCGGCAGTTGCGGCCCCAATCGGCGACGTCTGGGCGACCCTCGATGGGACACTCAACGGGACGAACTCCGAAGCTGACGGGGACGTCGATCTGACCTACCAGTGGGAACAGACCGGTGGGCCCGAGGCCGAAATCGCTGACACGAGTGCCGCGGAGACGACGTTCACGGCACCCGAGGTCCAAGAGGAAACGACGCTGGAGTTCACGCTGACCGTCACCGATCCGGACGGCAACGAGGCCACCGACACGACGACAGCGACGATCAAGCCACAGTCAGCGAACGACGCGCCGATCGCCGACGCCGGCGAGGACCAGACGGCCTCGCCCGGCGACGCGGTCTCGCTGCAGACAGTCAACTCGGAAGACCCCAACGGCGGGACGCTCTCCTTCCAGTGGACACAGACCGGTGGGACTCCCGAGGTCGATCTGCTCGGGGCAGACAGTTCCGGAGCAGCCTTTACCGCGCCGGACGTCGACGAGGAGACGACGCTGACCTTCGAGCTCGCCGTCAGTGACGGTCAGGGCAAAACCACTACCGACACTGTGAGCGTCACCATCTCACCCAGCGACGGAGGTGGCACCGAGACCGAGACCGAATCCGGAGACGGCTTCGGTCCCGGCTTCGGTGCGGTGACCGGTCTGGTCGGTGCTGCGGGCGGTGCCGCATACGCGGCCAAGAGCCGTCTCGGTAGCAACGAAGACGAAGAGTAA
- a CDS encoding glucodextranase DOMON-like domain-containing protein — translation MPAVTEGAQSLVTTRSVGDSHHPGPPRVMHAGEKLVDPLTPDYRGDGAPDGRSVLAPRIPEPERDPDNYGPEAFTWRVVDTPDDSEVTGFYSNPGEYGYQSGVEEFDPDVPGTYTLELDAPDGTHQLTVRVFPEPADGSAGPPRVDPESDYEDGEFVIDANGTPAPDSATAPADLSVEFLVDDRDGLAADDLTVEDATATVPADAVEGTARVHVVAADDQPGIIGTVELDADAGETARPDTPPTWIHDSVMYTIFTRSFGSEAGEVDFQYLQDRVDYLADLGVDVVWLTPIVEATTHVEDDPAGGPHGYDTTNYFETADPLGSVEAYEAFVEACHEQDINVCFDLVINHTDIRHPFFADADENGTDSKYYEWFERLEDGTPNHYFGWTDLMNVNYQSVAMREHILAAVDFWTDIVDGFRCDIAYGVPHDFWKEVRQLIRAKDSDVFLLDEAIPYGPRFSEGEFDMHFDEVLAENVRSIGQGGVDAEQVLEATTERKRRGVPDWTVFLQYVETHDMRRYLDVAEKTAERAAAAATFTLPGVPMIYYGQERAIAEYSERRMEERGHFRSFMNWEEYDESHLAFYQSLIDARKEVPALQHDAALRGAYYDSDSEQVVAYGRDAGDQRVVVVLHFGEGTETVALRGPVSSTDLVSGSDLGVESDDDLTHVEVDSVAVLETPSLSGLGSHLAGTDDEVGDDHGPGGYTYPTGDGYADGAFDLTRIDVHETDGEYQLRFSIDGPIENFAEYDSGFSAQHVQVYVRDPTAPDGGEVAREGLDARLAEPYQYRIVADGEHGARVETPDGEVVAEGSVFASPSTGSIRIDIPDYAIPGDLTGLELAPLLLGYDPDAPGNVMGVGESAGEHQFGGRSDENAPQVIDMVTPEGITQAEALDSAEIPYVVLGDPFDGEAIARFEDETGDDHGPGSYTYPEEELSAGDLDVESVTVYDDGDRYRFAYRFADGLTNPWGGDYGFSAQHLQVYVRNPASDAPTATDGRAGTNVAFADPYHYRINVEGYDGHSVVENGAGEVVTDDVTVGAYQSMDTIAFSVPKSALGGGIDSAEIAPLVFGFDPDGPGRVRQVGATATETAFGGGTTGDDPAVIDMLLPEGESQDDVLESGDALPYLSLAGFSGTLLHSWDDGIGDDHGPGSYTYPESDDIPDDVYDITNVELYETSDRYRFVYYLNGPITNPWSGGDGFSLHNFQVYIRDPEGADLPATTEAREGVKATFRRPYHYRIAVDGYSVRNVVAGDGETITQDIEAQAYPDLGAVAFDVPSDAFERDLDDHHFVPLILGHDSYGTGAVRTVSEDGGKWKFGGAKEGAAENAPRVIDMITPGGVSQSEALSYSADEQAQLPYVPEIEGEPGQPIAVANADGPAFATTDVELDGSGSSDPEEQDLTYEWTQTTGPDVALSESTGAQPTFTAPDVDGETDLAFELSVSDPDGNEATDTVTVTIRPQSSNDAPIADAGEDRTVDPGETISLQAVDSEDPNGGSLTFQWAQTGGTPEVKLTGADSVGAAFTAPEVDGDTTLTFEVTVDDGQGKTATDAVDITVRGTGETATETGDGFGPGFGVVSGALGTAGGLAYAGKSLLDGESGVTDDSDEQ, via the coding sequence ATGCCTGCAGTTACGGAAGGCGCACAGTCACTGGTAACGACACGCTCGGTCGGCGACAGTCATCATCCCGGACCACCACGCGTGATGCACGCCGGCGAGAAACTCGTCGATCCGCTCACGCCGGATTACAGGGGGGATGGGGCTCCGGACGGCCGGAGCGTGCTCGCGCCGCGCATCCCCGAACCCGAACGGGATCCCGACAACTACGGGCCGGAAGCGTTTACGTGGCGGGTCGTCGACACGCCCGACGACAGCGAAGTCACTGGATTCTACTCGAATCCCGGGGAGTACGGCTACCAATCGGGCGTCGAGGAGTTCGATCCCGACGTTCCCGGGACGTACACGCTGGAACTCGACGCACCGGACGGAACCCACCAGTTGACAGTCAGAGTGTTTCCCGAGCCGGCAGATGGTTCGGCAGGCCCACCACGGGTCGACCCCGAGAGCGACTACGAAGACGGCGAGTTCGTGATCGACGCCAACGGGACCCCTGCGCCGGACAGCGCGACCGCGCCAGCGGACCTGTCCGTCGAGTTCCTCGTCGACGATCGCGACGGGTTGGCGGCGGACGATCTGACAGTCGAAGACGCGACTGCGACCGTTCCAGCCGACGCAGTCGAGGGGACTGCGCGTGTCCACGTCGTCGCTGCCGACGACCAGCCCGGAATCATCGGGACGGTCGAACTCGACGCCGACGCGGGCGAGACGGCACGGCCCGACACGCCGCCGACGTGGATTCACGATTCGGTGATGTACACGATCTTCACGCGGTCCTTTGGCTCCGAAGCGGGTGAGGTCGACTTCCAGTACCTGCAGGACCGGGTCGACTACCTCGCCGATCTCGGCGTCGACGTCGTCTGGCTGACGCCGATCGTCGAGGCAACGACCCACGTCGAGGACGACCCCGCGGGCGGTCCCCACGGCTACGACACGACCAACTACTTCGAGACCGCCGATCCCCTGGGCTCTGTCGAGGCGTACGAGGCGTTCGTCGAGGCCTGCCACGAGCAAGACATCAACGTCTGTTTCGACCTGGTGATCAATCACACGGACATCCGACACCCCTTCTTCGCCGACGCCGACGAAAACGGGACGGACTCGAAGTACTACGAGTGGTTCGAACGGCTCGAAGACGGCACCCCCAACCACTACTTCGGCTGGACGGATCTGATGAACGTCAACTACCAGTCGGTCGCGATGCGCGAGCACATCCTCGCGGCCGTCGATTTCTGGACGGACATCGTCGACGGCTTCCGGTGTGACATCGCGTACGGCGTCCCGCACGACTTCTGGAAGGAAGTCCGACAGCTGATCCGCGCCAAGGACAGTGACGTCTTCCTGCTGGACGAGGCGATCCCCTACGGCCCGCGGTTCAGCGAAGGCGAGTTCGACATGCACTTCGACGAGGTACTGGCCGAGAACGTCCGCTCGATCGGCCAGGGCGGCGTCGACGCCGAGCAGGTGCTGGAGGCGACCACCGAGCGCAAACGGCGCGGCGTGCCCGACTGGACGGTCTTCCTGCAGTACGTCGAGACCCACGACATGCGCCGGTACCTCGACGTCGCCGAGAAGACCGCCGAACGGGCCGCCGCCGCGGCGACGTTCACGCTGCCGGGCGTGCCGATGATCTACTACGGCCAAGAGCGTGCGATCGCCGAGTATAGCGAACGCCGAATGGAAGAACGCGGCCACTTCCGGTCGTTCATGAACTGGGAGGAGTACGACGAGAGCCACCTCGCGTTCTACCAGTCGCTCATCGACGCCCGCAAGGAGGTGCCGGCACTCCAGCACGACGCCGCCCTCCGTGGTGCGTACTACGACAGCGACTCCGAACAGGTCGTTGCCTACGGCCGCGACGCGGGCGATCAGCGCGTCGTGGTCGTCCTGCACTTCGGGGAGGGGACCGAAACGGTCGCGCTGCGCGGTCCCGTCTCCTCGACCGACCTCGTCTCCGGGAGCGACCTCGGAGTCGAGTCCGACGACGATCTGACCCACGTCGAGGTCGATTCGGTCGCCGTGCTGGAGACGCCCTCGCTGTCCGGCCTGGGGTCGCACCTGGCAGGGACCGACGACGAGGTCGGCGACGACCACGGCCCCGGCGGCTACACCTATCCGACCGGCGACGGCTACGCCGACGGCGCGTTCGATCTGACGAGGATCGACGTGCACGAGACCGACGGCGAGTACCAGCTCCGGTTCTCGATCGACGGGCCCATCGAGAATTTCGCGGAGTACGACAGCGGGTTCTCCGCACAGCACGTCCAGGTGTACGTCCGGGATCCGACGGCTCCGGACGGCGGCGAGGTCGCCCGCGAGGGGCTGGACGCGCGACTGGCAGAGCCCTACCAGTACCGGATCGTCGCAGACGGCGAGCACGGGGCGCGCGTCGAGACGCCCGACGGGGAGGTCGTCGCCGAGGGATCGGTCTTCGCGAGTCCGTCGACGGGCTCGATCAGGATCGACATCCCTGATTACGCGATTCCGGGAGACCTCACCGGACTCGAACTCGCGCCACTGTTGCTCGGCTACGACCCCGACGCACCGGGCAACGTCATGGGTGTCGGCGAGTCCGCAGGCGAGCACCAGTTCGGCGGTCGATCCGACGAGAACGCCCCGCAGGTGATCGACATGGTCACGCCCGAGGGAATCACACAGGCCGAGGCGCTCGATTCGGCCGAGATTCCCTACGTCGTCCTGGGCGATCCCTTCGACGGCGAGGCAATTGCGCGGTTCGAGGACGAGACGGGCGACGACCACGGCCCCGGTTCCTACACGTACCCGGAGGAGGAACTGTCCGCGGGTGATCTGGACGTCGAGTCGGTGACGGTCTACGACGACGGCGACCGCTACCGCTTCGCGTACCGCTTCGCCGACGGGTTGACCAACCCCTGGGGCGGCGACTACGGCTTCTCGGCCCAGCACCTGCAGGTCTACGTCCGCAATCCAGCCAGCGATGCGCCGACAGCGACCGACGGCCGGGCGGGGACGAACGTCGCCTTCGCCGATCCCTACCACTACCGGATCAACGTCGAGGGCTACGACGGCCATAGCGTGGTCGAGAACGGCGCCGGCGAAGTCGTCACCGACGACGTGACCGTCGGGGCCTACCAGTCGATGGACACGATCGCCTTTTCGGTCCCCAAGTCGGCGCTCGGCGGCGGGATCGACAGCGCCGAGATCGCGCCGCTGGTCTTCGGATTCGATCCCGACGGACCGGGGCGCGTCCGTCAGGTCGGAGCCACGGCGACGGAGACGGCGTTCGGCGGCGGCACGACGGGTGACGATCCGGCAGTCATCGACATGCTCCTCCCGGAGGGCGAGTCCCAGGACGACGTTCTGGAGTCCGGCGACGCGCTACCGTATCTCTCGCTGGCCGGCTTCTCCGGGACGCTCCTCCACAGCTGGGACGACGGGATCGGCGATGATCACGGCCCCGGAAGCTACACCTATCCAGAATCTGATGATATACCGGACGATGTCTACGACATCACGAACGTCGAACTGTACGAAACCAGCGACAGGTACCGGTTCGTTTACTATCTGAACGGCCCGATCACGAATCCATGGAGCGGTGGCGACGGCTTCTCGCTGCACAACTTCCAGGTGTACATCAGAGATCCGGAGGGGGCGGACCTCCCCGCCACGACGGAAGCCCGCGAGGGAGTCAAGGCAACCTTCAGGCGGCCATATCACTACCGGATCGCAGTCGACGGCTACAGCGTGCGAAACGTTGTCGCCGGCGACGGCGAGACTATCACGCAGGACATCGAGGCGCAGGCCTATCCCGACCTCGGCGCAGTCGCGTTCGACGTGCCAAGCGACGCGTTCGAACGCGACCTGGACGATCATCACTTCGTGCCCCTGATCCTCGGTCACGACTCCTACGGCACTGGAGCCGTTCGCACGGTCAGCGAAGATGGCGGCAAGTGGAAGTTCGGCGGTGCCAAAGAAGGCGCGGCCGAGAACGCGCCGCGAGTCATCGATATGATCACTCCTGGCGGCGTCTCCCAGTCGGAGGCGCTGTCGTACTCCGCGGACGAGCAGGCACAGCTCCCGTACGTGCCTGAGATCGAAGGCGAGCCGGGCCAGCCGATCGCCGTCGCCAACGCCGACGGGCCGGCGTTCGCGACGACCGACGTCGAACTGGACGGATCGGGCTCGAGCGACCCCGAAGAGCAGGATCTGACCTACGAGTGGACACAGACGACCGGGCCGGACGTGGCGCTGTCGGAGTCGACCGGGGCACAGCCGACGTTCACCGCTCCGGATGTCGACGGGGAGACTGATCTGGCGTTCGAACTCAGCGTCAGCGACCCGGACGGCAACGAAGCGACCGACACGGTCACGGTGACGATCCGCCCCCAATCGTCGAACGACGCACCGATCGCCGACGCCGGCGAGGACCGAACGGTCGATCCGGGTGAGACGATTTCGCTGCAGGCGGTCGACTCCGAAGACCCCAACGGCGGGTCACTCACCTTCCAGTGGGCACAGACCGGTGGGACGCCGGAAGTCAAGCTGACGGGTGCCGACAGCGTCGGCGCGGCGTTCACTGCGCCGGAGGTCGACGGAGACACGACGCTGACCTTCGAAGTGACTGTCGACGACGGACAGGGGAAGACGGCGACTGACGCCGTCGACATCACCGTCCGCGGGACCGGTGAAACGGCGACCGAGACGGGCGACGGCTTCGGCCCCGGCTTCGGTGTCGTCAGTGGCGCACTGGGCACTGCCGGTGGCCTCGCGTACGCAGGCAAGTCACTGCTGGATGGCGAGTCGGGGGTGACCGACGACAGCGACGAGCAGTAG
- the tfe gene encoding transcription factor E has protein sequence MAFEDLLEDPVIQKYLHELVGPKGMPVAAAPPDGEVTDEELAEELGLELNDVRRALFILYENDLASYRRLRDEDSGWLTYLWTFHYENIPEQLEGEMHRLLEGLEERREYEFEHEFYLCENCGIRFEFGEAMDFGFECPDCGSQLDAMENTMLLEAMEERIEQLRDELNVEPDSEVQA, from the coding sequence ATGGCTTTTGAGGATCTCCTGGAGGACCCGGTCATACAGAAGTACCTCCACGAACTCGTCGGACCGAAGGGGATGCCCGTCGCCGCCGCGCCGCCGGACGGCGAAGTGACGGACGAGGAACTGGCGGAGGAGTTGGGCCTGGAGCTCAACGACGTCCGCCGGGCGCTGTTCATCCTGTACGAGAACGACCTGGCGAGCTATCGTCGGCTACGCGACGAGGATTCGGGCTGGCTGACGTACCTGTGGACGTTCCACTACGAGAACATCCCGGAGCAACTCGAAGGCGAGATGCACCGGCTGCTGGAGGGCCTCGAGGAACGCCGCGAGTACGAGTTCGAACACGAGTTCTACCTGTGTGAGAACTGCGGGATCCGATTCGAGTTCGGCGAAGCGATGGACTTCGGCTTCGAATGTCCCGACTGTGGCTCGCAGCTCGACGCGATGGAGAACACGATGTTGCTCGAGGCGATGGAAGAACGTATCGAACAGCTGCGCGACGAACTCAACGTCGAACCGGATTCGGAAGTACAAGCCTAA